A DNA window from Andrena cerasifolii isolate SP2316 chromosome 16, iyAndCera1_principal, whole genome shotgun sequence contains the following coding sequences:
- the LOC143377658 gene encoding uncharacterized protein LOC143377658 has translation MDVGDLSGSAGLAGSGSIPGATGVGIVTSSTSATAGWWTPTSTIASAAANTDVMNQLCRVCGEPAAGFHFGAFTCEGCKSFFGRTYNNLGSISECKNGGVCVINKKNRTACKACRLRKCLMVGMSKSGSRYGRRSNWFKIHCLLQEQSHQAQTRLIKDPKSAYEKAFGSLDLANNNNNNNEAHSGSTSATPVIGMVTTTTTTANNYHHHHHHQHRQQDRYPKTEDAILRTPEVSTRASQDPLLRPVDLVRAPHELLRPEVSRFPMWRGPPFFHPALTHMQLLNAPFFPFQQRFIVPYVNQVGASQMVASLTSSSSDSVSPRSTPSPKREDETRISRDECRVADVACQRTQMEAVYDKSLAFLRSLGPEQEEPIDLSMKSGVTDGQEADAGSTEEERSTDSEDNELLQDTGPPLDLTRKT, from the exons ATGGACGTGGGCGATTTGTCGGGCTCGGCAGGATTGGCTGGGAGCGGATCCATCCCTGGGGCAACCGGCGTTGGTATCGTTACAAGCTCGACATCCGCCACCGCGGGGTGGTGGACGCCTACGTCGACGATCGCCTCGGCGGCGGCCAACACCGACGTG ATGAATCAGCTCTGCAGGGTCTGCGGAGAGCCGGCCGCGGGTTTTCACTTCGGGGCCTTCACGTGCGAAGGTTGCAAG TCGTTCTTCGGTCGCACGTACAACAACCTGGGCAGCATCTCCGAATGCAAGAACGGTGGTGTGTGCGTAATCAACAAGAAGAACCGCACCGCGTGCAAAGCGTGCCGTTTGCGCAAGTGCTTGATGGTGGGTATGTCGAAGTCGGGCTCCAGGTACGGTCGCCGCTCGAACTGGTTCAAAATCCACTGCCTCCTCCAGGAACAGTCACACCAGGCGCAAACGCGCCTTATCAAGGACCCAAAGTCCGCGTACGAGAAGGCGTTCGGCTCGCTGGACCTGGcgaacaataacaataacaataacgaGGCGCACTCTGGCTCGACGAGCGCCACGCCCGTCATCGGCATGGTGACTACAACGACCACCACCGCCAACAAttaccaccatcaccaccatcaccaGCACCGCCAGCAAGACAGGTACCCAAAAACGGAGGATGCGATACTCAGGACCCCTGAGGTTTCGACGCGCGCTAGCCAGGACCCTCTCCTGAGGCCCGTGGACCTGGTGAGAGCGCCGCACGAGCTCCTCAGGCCCGAGGTGTCCAGATTCCCCATGTGGAGGGGCCCGCCGTTCTTCCACCCGGCTCTGACGCACATGCAGCTGCTCAACGCGCCCTTCTTCCCGTTCCAGCAACGATTCATCGTCCCTTACGTGAACCAGGTCGGCGCGTCGCAGATGGTAGCGAGTTTGACGAGCTCCTCGAGCGACAGCGTCAGCCCTAGATCGACGCCGTCGCCCAAGAGGGAGGACGAAACCAGGATCTCCAGAGACGAGTGCAGGGTGGCTGACGTAGCGTGCCAGAGGACCCAGATGGAGGCAGTGTACGACAAGAGTCTAGCCTTCTTGCGATCGCTGGGCCCCGAGCAGGAGGAGCCGATCGACCTGAGTATGAAGAGCGGGGTAACGGACGGGCAGGAGGCGGACGCTGGTAGCACCGAGGAGGAGAGGTCGACGGACAGCGAGGACAACGAGCTTCTACAGGACACGGGGCCGCCCCTCGATCTCACTAGGAAGACATGA